A window of Gloeocapsa sp. PCC 7428 contains these coding sequences:
- the rppA gene encoding two-component system response regulator RppA: MRVLLVEDEADLGLAIKQILVSEKYVVDWVPDGSQAWHCLESQWTDYTVAIVDWLLPELSGLELCQRLRMHQNPLPVLMLTALGQPENRIAGLDAGADDYLVKPFVMEELLARLRALQRRSPQLQPQNLSIGAFTLDYANNALCSELAQPPQAIPLTVKEFQILAYLMQNPNRIISGSKIRHQLWDLEEEPISNVVAAQMRLLRRKLASYGCNCPIETIPGQGYRFNTAL; the protein is encoded by the coding sequence ATGCGAGTTTTGCTAGTAGAAGACGAAGCGGATTTGGGACTAGCCATTAAGCAAATCTTAGTGAGCGAAAAATACGTAGTAGATTGGGTGCCAGACGGCTCTCAGGCATGGCATTGTCTTGAAAGCCAGTGGACAGATTACACGGTGGCGATCGTCGATTGGCTGCTACCAGAGCTATCAGGGCTAGAGTTATGCCAGCGGCTCAGAATGCACCAAAACCCCTTACCCGTGCTGATGCTCACCGCCCTGGGACAACCTGAAAACCGGATCGCCGGACTCGATGCTGGAGCCGATGATTACTTGGTCAAGCCATTTGTGATGGAAGAACTGCTGGCACGGTTGCGGGCACTTCAGCGGCGATCGCCTCAACTTCAACCCCAAAACCTCAGTATTGGTGCATTCACGCTAGATTATGCCAATAATGCCCTGTGCAGCGAACTAGCTCAGCCTCCTCAAGCGATTCCTTTAACCGTCAAGGAATTTCAAATCCTCGCCTATCTGATGCAAAATCCTAATCGCATCATTTCAGGTAGCAAAATTCGGCATCAACTCTGGGATCTAGAAGAAGAACCGATCAGCAATGTGGTTGCAGCACAAATGCGGTTATTGCGACGCAAGTTAGCCAGCTATGGTTGCAACTGCCCGATCGAAACCATTCCGGGTCAGGGCTATCGATTCAACACAGCCTTGTGA